Genomic window (bacterium):
AATAAAGGAATTTTAAATGGGCTTTACCTTAGGGATTATTGGGCTGCCAAATGTAGGTAAATCTACTGTTTTCAACGCCTTAACCAAACTACATGTCCCCGCAGAAAATTTTCCTTTCTGTACAGTAAGACCAAATGTAGGTATGGTAAGTATAAAAGATAGTCGTCTAAACGAATTGTCGAAATTAATCGATGCGGTGGAAACAATCTCAACAACTATTGAATTTATTGACATCGCGGGTTTGGTTCGTGGAGCAAGTAAAGGAGCAGGACTGGGAAATCAATTTCTATCTCATATTCAGGAAGTAAATGGACTTGCTCAGATTATTCGTGCCTTCATCGACCAGAATGTCTCGCATATTGAGGGAGAAATCTGTCCACAAAAGGATATTAATATTATAAATATCGAACTAATTTTAAAAGACCTGGAGACGATTGAAAAACGGATAAATAAAATAACCCCATATCTTAAAACAAAAGATAAAATCTATAAAGAAGAAATAGAGGTTCTAAATAAACTTAAAACTCACTTAGATTCCGAAAATCCAGTGAGGGGATTGCACCTTGACGAAAAAGAAAAGGAATTTGTCAAAACTTATGGACTACTTACGGCTAAACCGATAATTTATGTGGCAAATATTAATGAAAATACACCTGACGAGTTAATTGGTCAGGTTAAACTCAAGGGATTAAAAGAGGGATTAGAGGTAATTATCTTAAATGCTAAATTGGAAGTAGAATTATTAGAAGATTTCGATGAAGATGAGGCACAAAGATTTAGAGAAGAACTCGGTATTCAAGAATCTGGCTTACAAAAATTAGCTCAATCAGGATATAAGGCACTTAATCTCATCACCTTTTTTACGGTGGCAAATAGAAAACTTCGAGCCTGGACGATTGAGAAAAATACATTAGCCGCAAAAGCCGCCGGGAAAATACATACGGATATGGAAAAAGGATTTATATGTGCTGAGGTTATTCCATATCAAAAATTGAAAGAAATAGGTTCGTGGACAAAGGCAAAAGAAATGGGCGAAATTAAGCACGAAGGCAGAGAATATTGTGTTTGTGATGGAGATGTTATTACTTTTAAATTTAATCCTTAAAATTTTATTGACACAATATTGATTTTTTGATATACTTATTTTGGAGGAAATGATGACAATATTAGAGTGGATTAACTCAGTTCAGGGAGTAATTACTATTCTCGGAAGTATTCTCGGAGGAATAATTACTCTAATAGGAACCATTATTGGTGGTATATTATGGTTACAAAGAAAGTTTGCGGCAATTGATGCAAGATTTGCGGCAATTGATGCAAGGTTCGAGGCAATTGATGCAAGATTTGCGGCAATTGATGTAAGATTTGCGGCAATTGATGCAAGGTTCGAGGCAATTGATGCAAGATTTGAAATAATTGAAAGAAAACTTGCGGCAATTGATGCAAGATTAGCGGCAATTGATGAAAGGTTTGCGACAATTGATGAAAGATTAGCGGCAATTGATGAAAGGTTTGCGACAATTGATGCAAGGTTTGCGACAATTGATGCAAGGTTTGCGACAATTGATGAAAAATTTGAGAAGTTAGTTAACGCAATGAGGATAATGGCTGAAAATATAAGTGAGAATACGAGAGTTCTAAAAATGGTGGATGAAAATATAATTACAGTCCTGGCTCGGGCACATCTTATTTTACCTGAAGAACAAATTACACTTTATAAAAGTTTTAGTGATAGTCATATAAATACATTTGAAAATACAGTAAAGTGGCTAACAGGAAAATCTAATCCTTTCAGCAAAGAAGAAATTGCGAGATTAGTAAAATATAAAGATATGTCTACAGGGGGAAAAATATTTTCGCTTGAAGAAGCCAAAGATTTCCATGAACTCGCTCATAAGCTGGACCGTGAACCAGGTGCCCCTGGCGAAGGGGTAGGATTTTTGTTAGCCTTATCGGCTTATATCTTTGGAGTAAGTCTGGGCATTGAAGATGATAAAAAAAAGGAGGTGAGGGATAAAAATTGAGATGTTATGAATGTATGTTAATTGTTAACTCACAAGTAAAAGAAGAAGAGGTCGAAAAGTTAATCAAAAAGGTAGAAAAAATAGTCGAAAAACATAGTGGAGAAATTAAAAAGGTAACAAAACTGGGGTTAAAAAAATTAGCAAATCCCATTAAACATAAAAGGGAAGGGATTTATTACCTGCTAAATTTAGAAATTGACCCTGTCTCAATTAAAGAATATGAAAATATTCTGAAACTCTCTAATATCGTTTTAAGATTTCTTACCCAAACATCAACTGCACCAGTAGTTGAAACACAACCAGTAAAGGAAGAACCAATAAAGGAGGAAGCATAGTCGTGGCAAATTATAATCGTGTGATAATAGCCGGTAATTTAACCCGTGATCCAGAATTGAGATATATTCCAAGTGGTCAACCTGTAGCAAATTTTACAGTTGCGATTAATAGGAGTTATATGACTCAAGCAGGAGAGCGACGGGAAGAAACAAGTTTTATACCAGTGGTAGTCTGGAGAAAGCAAGCGGAAACTTGCAATCAGTATTTAAGTAAAGGGAGTCCTGTTTTAGTCGAAGGCAGACTTCAACAACGCTCATGGGAAACTCAAGAGGGACAAAAAAGAAGCATCATCGAAGTAGTGGCAGATAGAGTAGTTTTCT
Coding sequences:
- the ychF gene encoding redox-regulated ATPase YchF, which translates into the protein MGFTLGIIGLPNVGKSTVFNALTKLHVPAENFPFCTVRPNVGMVSIKDSRLNELSKLIDAVETISTTIEFIDIAGLVRGASKGAGLGNQFLSHIQEVNGLAQIIRAFIDQNVSHIEGEICPQKDINIINIELILKDLETIEKRINKITPYLKTKDKIYKEEIEVLNKLKTHLDSENPVRGLHLDEKEKEFVKTYGLLTAKPIIYVANINENTPDELIGQVKLKGLKEGLEVIILNAKLEVELLEDFDEDEAQRFREELGIQESGLQKLAQSGYKALNLITFFTVANRKLRAWTIEKNTLAAKAAGKIHTDMEKGFICAEVIPYQKLKEIGSWTKAKEMGEIKHEGREYCVCDGDVITFKFNP
- the rpsF gene encoding 30S ribosomal protein S6, translated to MRCYECMLIVNSQVKEEEVEKLIKKVEKIVEKHSGEIKKVTKLGLKKLANPIKHKREGIYYLLNLEIDPVSIKEYENILKLSNIVLRFLTQTSTAPVVETQPVKEEPIKEEA
- a CDS encoding single-stranded DNA-binding protein, which translates into the protein MANYNRVIIAGNLTRDPELRYIPSGQPVANFTVAINRSYMTQAGERREETSFIPVVVWRKQAETCNQYLSKGSPVLVEGRLQQRSWETQEGQKRSIIEVVADRVVFLGGAKPPVEEVEEGVSESQNNRTPEDKNEDVPF